Proteins encoded together in one Chryseobacterium taklimakanense window:
- a CDS encoding UDP-2,3-diacylglucosamine diphosphatase, with product MKKIELLPKKKVYFASDQHFGAPNIAESKKREEKFIRWLDEIKKDAQVLCLMGDLFDFWHEWNHVIPKGYVRVLGKLAELKDSGIELYMFVGNHDLWMKNYFEDEIGCTVFFEKQYFEISGKQFLLAHGDGLGPGDHGYKRMKKLFTNPLAQWAFKWLHPDIAMKVAIYFSQKNKMISGEEDKEFLGEDKEFLIIYSKEKLKNEKIDYFVYGHRHLPMVLDLKSGENLAKYINLGDWISYFTYGEFQTDFELKSFK from the coding sequence ATGAAAAAAATTGAATTACTACCCAAAAAAAAAGTTTACTTCGCATCCGACCAACATTTCGGTGCACCCAATATTGCTGAAAGCAAAAAACGTGAAGAAAAATTCATCCGCTGGCTCGATGAAATTAAAAAGGATGCACAGGTTTTGTGTCTGATGGGCGACCTGTTCGATTTTTGGCACGAATGGAACCACGTGATTCCGAAAGGTTACGTCCGGGTTTTGGGTAAACTTGCCGAACTGAAAGACTCGGGAATTGAACTTTATATGTTTGTGGGTAACCACGATCTGTGGATGAAAAATTATTTTGAAGATGAGATTGGCTGCACTGTTTTTTTCGAAAAGCAATATTTTGAAATTTCAGGAAAACAGTTTCTTTTGGCGCACGGCGACGGGCTTGGACCCGGCGATCACGGTTACAAGCGAATGAAAAAACTCTTTACCAATCCTCTCGCACAATGGGCGTTCAAATGGCTTCATCCCGATATTGCAATGAAAGTAGCCATTTACTTCTCTCAAAAGAATAAAATGATTTCCGGCGAAGAAGACAAAGAGTTTTTGGGCGAGGACAAGGAATTCCTCATCATTTATTCCAAAGAAAAACTTAAAAATGAGAAAATAGATTATTTCGTTTACGGTCACCGCCATTTGCCGATGGTGCTGGATTTGAAATCGGGTGAAAACCTTGCGAAATACATCAACCTTGGCGACTGGATTTCGTATTTTACCTATGGAGAATTCCAAACGGACTTTGAACTGAAAAGTTTTAAATAA
- a CDS encoding LuxE/PaaK family acyltransferase translates to MVFNNIFNIKSEVDFQEAALETFRYQYENVEVYRRFVNFLKISPDEVKEVENIPFLPIEMFKNQLVIDGNFKTERYFQSSGTTQMLNGSKHFIANFGLYEESIYRSFEQFIGKPEDYIFLGLLPNYSENPHSSLIYMVDYLMKKSGKPENGYFLYNHAELLELLKTLKGQKVILFGVSFALLDFLDFCQAEFSKTSHSPLHVFTDSIKIIETGGMKGRKEEITKDELLTILKNGYGTEQIFSEYSMTELLSQAYSLGENIYETPNWMRVLIRSTEDPFSYVKDGRNGAINIIDLANRHSCSFIATQDLGSVRELETKKSIHPAFSVAGRIDHSDIRGCSLLIS, encoded by the coding sequence ATTGTGTTTAATAATATTTTTAATATTAAATCTGAAGTGGATTTCCAGGAAGCCGCCCTGGAAACCTTCCGCTATCAGTACGAAAACGTGGAGGTTTACAGAAGATTTGTTAACTTTCTGAAAATCAGTCCGGATGAAGTAAAGGAGGTTGAAAATATACCTTTTTTGCCGATTGAGATGTTTAAAAATCAATTGGTTATAGATGGAAATTTCAAAACAGAACGTTATTTTCAAAGTTCAGGAACCACCCAGATGCTGAACGGGTCAAAGCATTTTATTGCGAATTTTGGATTGTACGAAGAAAGCATTTATCGCAGTTTTGAACAGTTTATCGGAAAACCTGAAGATTACATTTTCCTCGGCCTGCTTCCGAATTATTCTGAAAATCCACATTCATCACTGATTTATATGGTGGATTATCTGATGAAAAAATCGGGGAAACCTGAAAACGGCTATTTTCTTTACAATCACGCTGAACTTTTGGAACTATTAAAAACTTTGAAGGGTCAGAAAGTCATCCTTTTCGGGGTTTCCTTCGCGCTTTTAGATTTTCTGGATTTCTGTCAGGCAGAATTTTCCAAAACATCGCATTCACCGCTTCACGTCTTCACCGATTCAATCAAAATAATCGAAACCGGCGGAATGAAAGGCAGAAAAGAAGAAATAACGAAAGATGAACTGCTGACGATTTTAAAAAACGGTTACGGAACGGAACAGATTTTTTCAGAATATTCTATGACGGAACTGCTTTCACAGGCGTATTCTCTTGGTGAAAATATATATGAAACTCCAAACTGGATGCGGGTGTTAATCAGAAGTACCGAAGATCCATTTTCTTATGTAAAAGACGGCAGAAACGGCGCCATCAACATCATCGACCTTGCCAACCGCCATTCCTGTTCCTTTATCGCTACCCAGGATTTGGGTTCGGTTCGAGAACTGGAGACAAAAAAAAGTATTCATCCGGCATTTTCGGTCGCCGGGAGAATTGACCATTCTGACATCCGCGGCTGCAGCTTGCTAATTTCTTAA
- the rplK gene encoding 50S ribosomal protein L11: MAKKVFKMVKLQVKGGAANPSPPVGPALGSAGVNIMEFCKQFNGRTQDKPGQVLPVVITVYEDKSFEFVIKTPPAAIQLLDAAKLKGGSGEPNRNKVGAVSWDQVKIIAEDKMADLNCFTLDSAMTMVAGTARSMGIRVTGQKPTNA, encoded by the coding sequence ATGGCTAAAAAAGTCTTTAAAATGGTAAAACTTCAGGTGAAGGGTGGCGCTGCTAACCCCTCTCCACCAGTAGGTCCTGCATTGGGTTCTGCCGGTGTGAACATCATGGAGTTTTGTAAGCAATTTAACGGAAGAACTCAGGACAAGCCGGGACAGGTTTTACCAGTAGTAATTACGGTGTACGAAGACAAATCTTTTGAATTCGTAATTAAAACCCCTCCTGCTGCAATCCAGCTTTTGGATGCTGCTAAACTGAAAGGTGGTTCTGGGGAGCCTAACCGTAACAAAGTAGGTGCTGTATCATGGGATCAGGTTAAAATAATTGCTGAAGATAAAATGGCAGATCTTAACTGCTTTACTCTAGATTCAGCTATGACTATGGTTGCAGGTACTGCAAGATCTATGGGCATCCGTGTAACCGGACAAAAACCAACTAACGCTTAA
- the rplA gene encoding 50S ribosomal protein L1 translates to MAKLTKKQKEALSKVEKGRVYNLEEGSALVKEVNTAKFDASVDIAVRLGVDPRKANQMVRGVVSLPHGTGKDVKVLALVTPDKEAEAKEAGADYVGLDEYLDKIKNGWTDVDVIVTMPAVMGKLGPLGRVLGPRGLMPNPKSGTVTMEIGKAVSEVKSGKIDFKVDKYGIVHAAIGKVSFDAVKIKENATELLHTLQKLKPTAAKGVYVKSIYLSSTMSPGIAIDAKSVN, encoded by the coding sequence ATGGCAAAATTGACGAAGAAACAAAAAGAAGCTTTAAGCAAAGTAGAAAAGGGAAGAGTTTATAACCTGGAAGAAGGTTCTGCTCTTGTAAAAGAAGTGAACACTGCAAAATTCGACGCTTCTGTAGATATCGCTGTAAGACTTGGTGTAGACCCAAGAAAAGCTAACCAGATGGTAAGAGGTGTTGTATCCCTTCCGCACGGTACAGGTAAGGACGTGAAGGTTCTTGCATTGGTTACGCCGGATAAGGAAGCTGAAGCGAAAGAAGCAGGTGCAGATTATGTAGGATTGGATGAATATCTTGATAAAATTAAAAACGGTTGGACAGATGTTGACGTGATTGTTACCATGCCTGCTGTTATGGGTAAATTAGGTCCTTTAGGTAGAGTGCTGGGTCCAAGAGGTTTGATGCCGAATCCAAAATCAGGTACTGTAACTATGGAAATAGGTAAAGCAGTTTCTGAAGTGAAATCAGGTAAAATTGATTTCAAAGTAGATAAATACGGAATTGTACACGCAGCAATCGGTAAAGTATCTTTTGACGCAGTAAAAATCAAGGAAAACGCAACTGAGCTGTTACACACACTTCAGAAGCTGAAGCCAACGGCAGCAAAAGGTGTTTACGTGAAGTCAATCTATTTGTCTTCTACAATGAGCCCGGGTATTGCAATTGATGCTAAATCTGTTAACTAA
- the rplJ gene encoding 50S ribosomal protein L10: MTKENKVVAIQEIKDLLQDAKVVYVADLEGLNAARSSDFRRQAFKNNITVKVVKNTLLQKAMEQIEGVDFSEMYGTFKGNSALMIAETANAPAKLIKDFRKKEEKPSLKSAFVQETFYLGDNNLETLANIKSKEEMLGEIIGLLQSPIQRLVSALQNKPETVEAKAEEAAPAAEKAAAPAEEAKTEEAPASEEPKAEGEAPAAE, from the coding sequence ATGACTAAAGAAAATAAAGTTGTAGCAATACAAGAGATTAAAGATTTGCTTCAGGATGCAAAAGTAGTTTACGTAGCAGATCTTGAAGGTTTGAACGCTGCCAGATCATCAGATTTCAGAAGGCAGGCTTTCAAAAACAATATCACTGTAAAAGTTGTTAAAAATACGTTGCTTCAAAAAGCGATGGAACAGATAGAAGGTGTAGATTTCTCTGAAATGTACGGCACCTTTAAAGGAAACTCCGCTTTAATGATTGCAGAAACTGCCAATGCACCTGCAAAACTTATCAAAGATTTCCGTAAAAAAGAAGAAAAACCATCGTTGAAATCTGCCTTCGTACAGGAAACTTTCTACCTTGGAGACAACAATCTTGAAACGCTTGCCAACATCAAGTCTAAAGAAGAGATGCTTGGAGAGATCATCGGATTGCTTCAGTCGCCGATCCAGAGATTGGTTTCTGCTTTGCAGAACAAGCCTGAAACGGTAGAAGCTAAAGCTGAGGAAGCTGCACCAGCAGCGGAAAAAGCTGCAGCACCTGCAGAAGAAGCAAAAACTGAAGAAGCTCCGGCTTCCGAAGAACCAAAAGCAGAAGGAGAAGCTCCGGCTGCAGAATAA
- the rplL gene encoding 50S ribosomal protein L7/L12 produces the protein MSDLKNLAETLVNLTVKDVNELATILKEEYGIEPAAAAVVVSGGAGGGEAAEEKTEFDVILKSAGASKLAVVKLVKDLTGVGLKEAKDMVDGAPAPIKQGVPKDEAEALKKQLEEAGAEVELK, from the coding sequence ATGTCAGATTTAAAAAATTTAGCTGAAACGCTAGTAAACCTAACAGTAAAAGACGTAAACGAATTAGCTACCATCCTTAAAGAAGAGTACGGAATTGAGCCGGCTGCTGCTGCAGTAGTAGTATCTGGTGGTGCAGGTGGTGGAGAAGCTGCTGAAGAAAAAACTGAATTCGACGTAATTCTTAAATCAGCAGGTGCTTCTAAATTGGCTGTAGTTAAATTGGTAAAAGATTTAACAGGTGTTGGTCTTAAAGAAGCAAAAGATATGGTAGACGGTGCTCCAGCTCCAATCAAGCAGGGAGTTCCTAAAGACGAAGCAGAAGCTCTTAAGAAACAACTTGAAGAAGCTGGTGCTGAAGTAGAATTGAAGTAA
- a CDS encoding DUF11 domain-containing protein, which translates to MTLFLSSPLHAQTQCATSAWLGGYYGPEGNCSTAYDGSANLTEAGFRNYLTFGTMTAGPGLTSLARTCANTNNYFTLNGTTAATFGTGDYMYFNLTLSANSPVFRLNQIYVTQIVGSFNLRVAVYDVAANSETIVLNNSTVNVGNGSRAEITAGTPYDLQPGKTYQIRFYGYNSSTSVAIDNPAIFAMPIATLSSNTYTICSSTTPVTTLNSLVTSPLTFTNNISLRWFKGSTYQAAGSTLSPGTYTPYYYNSASNCYYAAGPAVTVSNSPVYSAAAPILTGNQTVFQVACGANPATITLPSTATNAPTGGTLVWVSSPTSTTPISSPVSAGTYYARFRNAAGDCYSTAYTTVNVINELCVTPPSAITVYTGSSVSRDLAAAINPKGGTPSYTYTAATTGCTAPTGAVGTISNPTMAGSLVSYTAPSTPGLYYYCVTVCDAAASPLRQCKTVTVPVNVVNTPVFPCVNSAYISRFDSVNNNTRIVKLDYTPTGVTLTLIGTSPVHLNSIAYNTVDSKMYGVDTRGYLMVVNNSATNTITDVNSSPITGLPATSTNYWDYNVGGFYNGDLYVQAVNTNSTLYRINISTNTATAVTLSGTVGGGLDLGDMTYSPVLNAFVGFDNNTKKMVTINPTTGAVNYAAFVNSVIGEMGAVFSAVGADNTAYIYGLDGTTNIFYQFDLTAGPNYGRAFQVYDDTFPAITEYDGAHCPTSSLTFPVDLSVTKTAGSSTYVQGQTVTFTVTVENHHPLIAVNNVAVTDNIPVGLSNVTFYAVPTPGAITSVSTNSTSPSSGNIADKAYIPPGGKIVYHITATATSSQPITNTASIAIPSNFTDANINTNISSVTITAAVCYKPAEVSGVSYETMHGITAFKRAGAFAPNNWPMVRRGAYTALEAKTKGFVVNRLTTAQLNKIVSDGKAVEGMAAYDVTVNCFKIYDGTAFKCYTKPSCDQ; encoded by the coding sequence TTGACATTATTTTTATCCAGTCCTTTGCATGCGCAGACACAGTGCGCCACTTCTGCATGGCTTGGTGGTTATTATGGTCCGGAAGGCAATTGTTCTACCGCTTACGACGGTAGTGCAAACCTGACTGAGGCGGGCTTTAGAAATTACCTGACATTTGGCACGATGACCGCCGGCCCGGGATTAACATCTCTTGCCAGAACATGTGCTAACACCAATAACTATTTTACACTGAACGGGACTACAGCCGCAACCTTTGGCACCGGCGATTATATGTATTTCAATCTCACTCTGTCAGCCAACAGTCCTGTTTTCAGATTGAATCAAATCTATGTTACGCAAATAGTGGGCTCATTCAACCTGCGCGTAGCGGTGTACGATGTAGCTGCAAATTCAGAAACTATTGTATTAAACAATTCCACGGTGAATGTGGGTAACGGTTCAAGGGCAGAAATTACCGCAGGTACCCCTTACGATCTTCAGCCAGGTAAGACCTATCAGATAAGATTTTATGGATACAACAGCAGTACCAGTGTTGCGATAGATAACCCGGCCATCTTTGCCATGCCCATTGCAACGCTCAGTTCTAATACGTACACCATTTGCAGCAGTACTACGCCTGTTACAACTTTGAATTCGCTGGTGACAAGCCCGCTGACTTTTACTAATAATATTTCTTTAAGATGGTTTAAAGGATCAACTTACCAGGCAGCAGGATCCACTCTTTCCCCCGGAACCTATACACCGTATTACTATAACAGTGCTTCAAACTGTTACTATGCGGCCGGTCCAGCTGTTACAGTCTCAAATTCACCAGTGTACAGTGCTGCGGCACCAATCCTTACAGGAAATCAGACTGTATTCCAGGTGGCTTGTGGTGCAAATCCGGCAACCATTACTTTACCTTCCACTGCAACCAATGCGCCTACTGGCGGAACGCTCGTATGGGTGAGTTCGCCGACTTCAACTACACCAATTTCTTCACCGGTTTCGGCAGGAACTTATTATGCGAGGTTCCGGAATGCTGCCGGCGACTGTTATTCAACTGCTTATACAACCGTAAACGTGATCAATGAGCTTTGCGTTACGCCACCGTCTGCTATAACTGTATACACTGGATCGTCTGTCAGCCGCGATCTGGCCGCAGCGATAAATCCTAAAGGAGGGACTCCGTCTTACACTTACACTGCTGCTACCACCGGGTGTACTGCACCAACGGGAGCAGTGGGAACTATCAGTAATCCCACTATGGCAGGATCTTTAGTAAGTTATACGGCACCAAGCACACCTGGATTGTATTATTACTGTGTAACCGTGTGTGATGCGGCAGCCTCACCACTGAGACAGTGTAAAACCGTAACAGTTCCCGTAAATGTGGTAAATACCCCAGTATTCCCATGTGTGAATTCCGCTTACATAAGCCGTTTTGATTCGGTGAACAACAATACCAGAATTGTAAAATTGGACTACACTCCTACCGGCGTGACTTTAACGCTAATTGGAACCAGCCCAGTCCATCTTAACTCAATTGCCTACAATACTGTTGATTCAAAGATGTATGGTGTGGATACCCGCGGATATTTAATGGTGGTTAACAATTCAGCCACAAATACCATTACCGATGTAAATTCTTCACCAATAACTGGATTGCCGGCTACATCTACCAATTATTGGGATTATAATGTGGGTGGATTTTACAATGGAGATTTGTATGTACAGGCGGTTAATACAAACAGTACTCTTTACAGGATTAATATCAGTACGAATACTGCCACCGCTGTCACATTAAGCGGCACAGTTGGGGGTGGCTTAGATCTTGGAGACATGACATATAGTCCTGTGCTGAATGCTTTTGTAGGCTTTGATAACAATACGAAAAAAATGGTGACAATAAATCCCACAACGGGTGCCGTAAATTATGCCGCCTTTGTTAACTCAGTGATTGGAGAGATGGGTGCTGTTTTTTCGGCTGTTGGAGCAGACAATACGGCATATATTTATGGTCTTGATGGTACAACAAATATTTTTTATCAGTTTGATCTTACCGCAGGGCCCAATTACGGCCGGGCTTTCCAGGTTTACGATGACACGTTCCCAGCCATCACAGAATACGACGGAGCGCACTGCCCAACATCATCGCTGACGTTCCCGGTAGATCTTTCTGTAACGAAAACTGCGGGAAGTTCAACGTACGTTCAAGGCCAGACCGTCACGTTCACAGTTACCGTCGAAAACCACCATCCATTAATTGCTGTAAACAATGTTGCAGTAACTGATAACATACCTGTCGGGCTTAGCAACGTTACCTTTTACGCAGTACCCACTCCAGGGGCTATAACTTCTGTATCCACAAACAGTACATCGCCTTCCTCAGGAAATATTGCTGATAAGGCGTATATTCCGCCAGGAGGAAAAATTGTGTACCATATTACTGCCACAGCCACTTCTTCGCAACCTATTACGAATACTGCAAGTATTGCTATTCCTTCAAATTTTACTGACGCAAATATCAATACTAACATTTCAAGTGTTACTATAACTGCAGCCGTGTGCTACAAACCTGCTGAGGTTTCGGGTGTATCCTATGAAACCATGCATGGTATTACAGCCTTTAAAAGGGCTGGTGCATTTGCTCCGAACAACTGGCCGATGGTAAGAAGAGGAGCTTATACAGCTCTTGAGGCAAAGACGAAAGGCTTTGTGGTTAACAGGCTTACAACAGCACAATTAAACAAAATCGTGTCTGATGGAAAGGCAGTTGAAGGAATGGCAGCTTACGATGTAACGGTGAACTGCTTCAAGATTTATGACGGAACGGCTTTCAAGTGCTATACGAAACCTTCCTGTGACCAGTAA
- a CDS encoding IS982 family transposase: MNNLIQNYEIILKELTKTCNHITTKKQIRLPKMSDLELVALNITAEYMSINSELQLFRCISGTGLDEKIERSVYNRRKRKLFPYIEKIRETLSGKFADFTDVFIVDSTPIEICKISRANRSAICSTDEIKPAFGYCAAQKSRYFGYKLHAVCDKNGIFHSFDFSPANVHDVNYLFDIKENFQNCLLIGDRGYISKELQVDLFNFSKINLSVPMRRNQHGFVEFSRTKSKIRKRIETNISQLCGQFTINTNFAKTFQGLATRIVSKITSFTMIQYLNFFVFKRSLNKLKVNLC; this comes from the coding sequence ATGAACAATCTCATTCAAAACTACGAAATTATTTTAAAAGAATTGACAAAAACCTGCAACCATATCACCACTAAGAAGCAAATCAGACTTCCAAAAATGTCCGACTTGGAACTTGTGGCACTTAATATTACCGCAGAATACATGTCGATTAACTCTGAACTACAGTTGTTTAGGTGTATTTCGGGAACTGGTTTGGACGAAAAGATAGAAAGAAGCGTATATAACAGAAGGAAAAGAAAACTTTTCCCTTACATTGAGAAAATTCGGGAAACTCTGAGCGGAAAGTTTGCAGACTTTACCGACGTCTTCATTGTGGATTCAACACCCATTGAAATATGTAAAATAAGCAGGGCAAATCGTTCCGCAATTTGCTCTACGGATGAAATCAAACCTGCATTTGGATATTGTGCGGCGCAGAAGTCAAGATATTTTGGCTATAAACTACATGCAGTTTGTGATAAGAATGGAATCTTTCACTCTTTTGATTTTTCGCCCGCAAATGTCCACGATGTAAATTATCTTTTCGATATTAAAGAAAATTTTCAAAATTGTTTATTAATCGGAGACAGAGGATATATCAGCAAAGAATTGCAAGTGGATTTATTCAATTTCTCCAAGATTAACCTTTCGGTTCCTATGCGCAGGAATCAACATGGTTTTGTGGAGTTTTCAAGGACGAAATCAAAAATAAGAAAGAGAATTGAAACCAATATCTCGCAACTGTGCGGACAGTTCACCATAAACACGAACTTTGCAAAAACCTTTCAAGGTCTTGCGACAAGAATAGTGTCAAAAATAACTTCTTTCACAATGATTCAATACCTGAATTTCTTCGTGTTTAAAAGAAGTTTAAATAAACTAAAAGTTAATTTGTGCTAA